Proteins encoded together in one Neisseria lactamica window:
- the pyrF gene encoding orotidine-5'-phosphate decarboxylase, translating into MNPLIFDFQTPQQRTPVIVALDFANEKDTLGFVRNLDLTLCQIKIGKELFTATGRNLAESLINQGFKLFLDLKYHDIPHTVAQACKVAADMGVWMVDMHASGGRRMMEAAAEAVAGYGTKPLLIGVTVLTSMEQSDLAEIGLNIAPEEQVIRLAKLAQSSGLDGVVCSAQEAAPLRRELGQDFVLVTPGIRLDVAGNNDDQRRIMTPAEALAAGSTYLVMGRPVTQAADPVAVLREVNRVANA; encoded by the coding sequence ATGAATCCCTTGATTTTCGACTTCCAAACTCCGCAACAACGCACCCCCGTCATCGTCGCCCTTGATTTTGCCAACGAAAAAGACACGCTCGGATTTGTCCGCAATCTTGACCTGACATTGTGTCAAATCAAAATCGGTAAAGAGCTGTTTACCGCAACCGGGCGCAATTTGGCGGAAAGCTTAATCAATCAAGGTTTCAAACTTTTCCTCGATTTGAAATACCACGATATTCCCCACACCGTCGCGCAAGCCTGCAAAGTTGCCGCCGACATGGGCGTGTGGATGGTCGATATGCACGCATCGGGCGGCAGACGCATGATGGAAGCCGCCGCCGAAGCCGTTGCCGGATACGGCACGAAGCCGCTCTTGATCGGCGTAACCGTGTTGACCAGTATGGAGCAAAGCGATTTGGCGGAAATCGGTTTGAACATCGCCCCTGAAGAACAAGTCATCCGTTTGGCGAAACTGGCGCAAAGTTCGGGCTTGGACGGCGTGGTCTGTTCCGCCCAAGAAGCCGCGCCGCTGCGCCGCGAATTGGGGCAGGATTTTGTCTTGGTCACGCCCGGCATCCGCTTGGACGTTGCCGGCAACAACGACGACCAACGCCGCATTATGACACCGGCCGAAGCCTTGGCGGCAGGTTCGACTTATCTGGTGATGGGCCGCCCCGTTACCCAAGCCGCCGATCCGGTAGCCGTATTGCGCGAAGTGAACCGCGTGGCAAATGCTTAA
- a CDS encoding DUF2185 domain-containing protein, whose protein sequence is MSQCGSDVSNIFDYDAFPEDDLLVKDTPVGWYAIVSHKIVEEGLPIKFMYREHQGDLPFDSGWRVFSGTEDDEYTNNPENFTFHSLTRLTHYQADVGELFWADIGSVFEKKEGEDCFSPVTDWSPFDFEE, encoded by the coding sequence ATGTCTCAATGTGGTTCGGATGTGAGCAATATTTTTGATTATGATGCATTTCCAGAAGATGATTTGCTTGTAAAGGATACCCCTGTCGGGTGGTATGCGATTGTGTCGCATAAAATTGTCGAAGAGGGGCTTCCTATTAAATTTATGTATCGGGAACATCAAGGGGATTTACCATTTGACAGCGGATGGCGAGTATTTTCCGGAACAGAAGATGATGAATACACGAATAACCCTGAAAATTTTACCTTTCATAGTTTGACGCGGCTTACTCATTATCAAGCAGATGTTGGGGAGCTGTTTTGGGCGGATATAGGTAGCGTTTTTGAGAAAAAAGAAGGAGAGGATTGCTTTTCACCTGTTACCGATTGGTCTCCTTTTGACTTTGAAGAATAA
- the hldA gene encoding ADP-heptose synthase produces the protein MPAKFQQETLKFRFSQAKVLVVGDVMLDRYWFGDVSRISPEAPVPVAKIGRIDQRAGGAANVARNIASLGGKAGLLSVTGDDEAADALDALMVQDGVTSYLMRDKQIATTVKLRVIARNQQLIRLDFEEHPNREVLEQIKQKYREILPEYDAIIFSDYGKGGLSHISDMIDWAKHAGKTVLIDPKGDDYEKYAGATLITPNRAELKEVVGSWKNENDLTEKAQNLRRHLDLTAVLLTRSEEGMTLFSEGEPIYQPTRAQEVYDVSGAGDTVIAGMGLGLAAGCTMPEAMHLANTAAGVVVAKLGTAVCSFDELNKALEEQ, from the coding sequence ATGCCCGCCAAGTTTCAACAAGAAACCCTCAAATTCCGTTTCTCGCAAGCCAAAGTCCTGGTGGTCGGCGACGTGATGCTCGACCGCTATTGGTTTGGCGACGTGTCCCGTATTTCGCCTGAAGCCCCTGTGCCGGTGGCAAAAATCGGACGTATCGACCAACGCGCGGGCGGTGCGGCGAACGTTGCGCGCAATATCGCTTCGTTGGGCGGCAAAGCAGGGCTGTTGTCGGTAACCGGCGATGACGAAGCCGCCGACGCGCTCGACGCGCTGATGGTGCAGGACGGCGTTACCTCCTATCTGATGCGCGATAAACAAATCGCCACCACCGTCAAACTGCGCGTCATCGCCCGCAACCAGCAGCTTATCCGCCTTGATTTTGAAGAACATCCCAACCGTGAAGTGTTGGAACAAATCAAGCAGAAATACCGCGAAATCTTGCCCGAATACGACGCAATTATTTTTTCAGACTACGGCAAAGGCGGCCTGTCGCACATCTCCGATATGATCGATTGGGCGAAACACGCGGGCAAAACTGTATTAATCGACCCCAAAGGCGACGATTACGAAAAATACGCCGGTGCCACACTGATTACGCCCAACCGCGCCGAATTGAAAGAAGTGGTCGGCAGTTGGAAAAACGAAAATGATTTGACCGAAAAAGCCCAAAACCTGCGCCGCCACCTCGACTTGACCGCCGTTTTACTGACCCGAAGCGAAGAAGGCATGACCTTGTTCAGCGAAGGCGAACCCATTTACCAGCCCACCCGCGCCCAAGAAGTTTACGACGTATCCGGTGCAGGCGACACCGTTATTGCCGGAATGGGCTTGGGGCTGGCGGCAGGCTGCACGATGCCTGAAGCCATGCACCTTGCCAATACTGCGGCAGGGGTTGTCGTGGCGAAACTCGGTACGGCGGTCTGCTCGTTTGACGAGTTGAACAAGGCATTGGAAGAGCAGTAA